One segment of Shewanella piezotolerans WP3 DNA contains the following:
- a CDS encoding MotA/TolQ/ExbB proton channel family protein, with product MKKLITTAIVAASLTLTAGFASAADAPKTIDQLLNQVKVDRANASKTNAKREQEFKNERGDKAALLKREKNALAAERQRGKDLNQAFLDNERKIGQLEEDLKTAQGDLGEMFGVVKGDAGDFAGKLGGSNISAQYPGRDVFIADLGARKQLPKIDELERFWEEQLFEMAESGKVVKFDGSVTGIDGSVTNTTITRVGPFNLLADGKYVVYNADLGLVQELSQQPDGYQVSPVAKFEGTTSGTAKLYIDPVKGVLLNIFTQKATIEERIEAGGTIGYIIIGLLILGALISIERLITLGVVGAKVNAQRKNVDNPGNNALGRVLKAYQDNKDVDVETLELKLDEAILKETPALETRISIIKVLAAIAPMMGLLGTVTGMIATFQSIQLFGTGDPKLMAGGISMALMTTVQGLVAALPLMLMHAVVIARSKSIVQVLEEQSAGIVASHAEKRKA from the coding sequence CAAAAACAATCGATCAACTACTTAATCAAGTTAAAGTTGACCGTGCGAATGCATCTAAGACTAACGCAAAGCGTGAACAAGAGTTCAAAAACGAGCGTGGCGATAAAGCTGCACTGTTAAAGCGTGAGAAAAATGCTTTAGCTGCAGAGCGTCAACGCGGTAAAGACTTAAATCAAGCTTTCTTGGACAATGAGCGTAAAATTGGCCAGTTAGAAGAAGACTTGAAAACTGCTCAAGGTGACTTGGGTGAGATGTTTGGTGTTGTTAAAGGTGATGCTGGTGATTTCGCTGGTAAGCTAGGCGGCTCAAACATCTCTGCACAGTATCCTGGTCGTGACGTATTTATTGCTGACCTTGGTGCTCGTAAGCAACTACCTAAAATTGACGAACTAGAGCGTTTCTGGGAAGAGCAGCTGTTTGAAATGGCTGAGTCTGGAAAAGTTGTAAAGTTTGACGGTTCAGTTACAGGCATCGACGGTAGCGTGACTAATACTACGATTACTCGTGTTGGTCCTTTCAACCTACTAGCTGATGGTAAGTACGTTGTTTATAACGCTGATCTAGGCCTAGTTCAGGAGCTATCACAGCAGCCTGACGGTTACCAAGTAAGCCCAGTAGCTAAGTTCGAAGGAACTACTTCAGGCACTGCTAAGCTATATATTGACCCTGTTAAAGGTGTTCTACTAAATATCTTTACGCAGAAAGCTACAATTGAAGAGCGTATCGAAGCGGGTGGAACAATCGGTTACATCATTATCGGTCTACTTATCCTTGGTGCTCTAATCTCTATCGAGCGTTTAATTACTCTTGGTGTTGTTGGTGCTAAAGTGAATGCACAACGTAAAAATGTTGACAACCCAGGTAACAATGCATTAGGTCGTGTACTTAAAGCTTACCAAGACAACAAAGATGTTGATGTTGAAACGCTAGAGCTGAAACTTGATGAAGCAATTCTAAAAGAAACGCCAGCGCTTGAAACTCGTATCTCTATTATTAAGGTCCTAGCGGCTATCGCTCCTATGATGGGTCTACTTGGTACCGTAACAGGTATGATTGCAACCTTCCAAAGCATTCAGTTGTTCGGTACGGGCGATCCTAAGCTAATGGCTGGTGGTATCTCTATGGCGCTTATGACTACTGTACAGGGTCTAGTTGCTGCACTGCCGCTAATGCTTATGCACGCAGTTGTAATTGCACGTAGCAAGTCAATCGTACAAGTTCTAGAAGAGCAAAGTGCGGGTATTGTTGCTTCACACGCTGAGAAGAGGAAAGCCTAA